In Helicobacter pylori Shi112, the genomic window GATATTGCCAGGCATAGGGCAGCATGGGTTAGGGATAAAGCCAGAGAGCTAGATCTCCCCTTAAAATTATTGGTAGAAGAGATAAGATAATGGCTAAATTCAATCAAGATCTCAATGAAGTCCTAAACCGAGCTTTAAATTTAGCCCTAGATCTTAACCATGCCCTTTGCACCACAGAGCATGTGCTATTGGTCATTTTAGAGCATGAGAGCGGGGCAAAGATGATTGGCGCTTTAGAAAGAGATGACTATGATAGATTAAAACAAATCCTTAAAGACTATTTGTTGCAATATGTGCCTTTAAAGAGTGATCCAGCCAAAATGCCTGCTAGGAGTTTTGTGCTATTAAGAATGCTTAAAAGAATGTATGCGAGTGGTTTTGAGAGCGTGGGCGTGGAAGAATTGCTTATTTTAATGCTGGATCACCCCGATTGTTACGCTTCAAAACTCATGGATAGTTTTGGCATCGCCCGTTTGTATTCTAATCCTGCTTTATTGGATTTGGATAACCATGGCATTCCTAATGACACCAATAATGAAGAAGCGCCCAAAAACACTCCCCTAAAAAAATACGCTAAGAATTTGAGCGCTTTAGCCCAAGATAACGCTTTAGATCCAGTCATTGGCAGAGAAGAAGAGATTTTAAGAGTGATAGAAATTTTAGGGCGCAGAAAAAAGAATAACCCGCTTTTAATTGGCGAAGCGGGCGTAGGGAAAACCTCCATCGCTGAAGCTTTGGCTTTAAAGATCGTTCAAAAAGAAGTGCCGGAGTTTTTGCAAGAATATGAAGTCTATTCTTTGGATTTAGCTTTAATGGTGGCTGGGGCAAAATACAGAGGGGATTTTGAAAAACGCTTGAAAAAAACGCTCAAAGAAATCCAAGAAAACGGCCGCATCATTTTATTCATTGATGAAATCCACACCCTTTTAGGCGCAGGGAACACTAACGCTGGGAGCTTAGATGCGGCGAATATATTAAAACCGGTCCTAACGGATGGGAGCTTGAAATGTTTAGGAGCGACCACTTTTGAAGAATACCGTAGCGTGTTTGAAAAAGACAAGGCTTTCAACAGGCGTTTTTCAGTCATAAAAGTTGAAGAGCCTTCTAAAGAGGCGTGTTATTTGATCTTAAAAAAGATCGCTCCCCTTTATGAAGAACACCACCAGGTGCGTTATGATGAGAGCGTGTTTAAGGCATGCGTGGATTTAACGAGTTATTACATGCATGATAGATTCTTGCCGGATAAAGCGATTGAATTGCTAGATGAGGTGGGATCGAGGAAAAAAATCAGCCCTAAAAAGGGCAAAAAAATCAGCGTTGATGATGTGAAAGAAGCGCTCGCCATAAAGCTTAAAATCCCTAAAATGCGTTTGAGCAGCGATAAGAAAGCCCTTTTAAGGAATTTAGAAAAATCGCTTAAAAATAAGATTTTCGCCCAAGCAGAAGCGATCAATCTTGTCAGTAATGCGATTAAAATCCAGCATTGCGGGCTTTCTGCAAAAAATAAGCCTGTGGGGAGCTTTTTATTCGTGGGGCCTAGTGGGGTGGGGAAAACAGAGTTGGCTAAAGAATTGGCCTTGAATTTGAATTTGCATTTTGAACGCTTTGACATGAGCGAATACAAAGAAGCCCATAGCGTGGCCAAGCTCATCGGGAGTCCTAGCGGTTATGTGGGGTTTGAGCAAGGGGGGTTATTGGTGAATGCAATTAAAAAACACCCGCATTGCTTGCTGCTTTTAGATGAAATAGAAAAAGCCCACTCTAATGTGTATGATTTGTTGTTGCAAGTGATGGATAACGCCACTTTGAGCGATAATTTAGGCAATCAGGCGAGTTTTAAGCATGTGATTTTGATCATGACTTCAAATGTGGGGAGTAAGGATAAGGATGCGCTAGGGTTTTTTAGCGCTAAAAACACCAAGTATGATAAGGCCGTTAGAGAGCTTTTGACCCCCGAATTACGATCTAGAATTGATGCGATCGTGCCGTTTAACACGCTTGGTTTGGAGGATTTTGAACGCATTGTTTCTGTGGAATTAGACAAATTAAAAGCCCTAGCGCTAGAGCAAGACATAGCCTTAAAATTCCATAAAGAAGTTTTGAAATTCATCGCGCAAAAAAGCTACCAAACGACTTTAGGAGCGAGGGAAATTAAAAAAATCATTCACAATGAGATCAAAACCCCATTAAGCAATCTACTGCTCTTGCAATCGTTTAAAAAACCTTGTAAGATCGCTTGCTTGCTAGAAAAAAACCAATTGGTTTTAAAAGAAATCAAGCGCGCGCAAAAGGTGAAAGAAAATGACTTTTGAAATGCTTTATAGTAAAATCCATAGGGCTACTATCACAGACGCTAATCTCAATTATGTAGGATCGATCACCATAGATGAGGATTTGGCCAAGTTCGCTAAGCTTAGAGAGGGCATGAAGGTAGAAATCGTGGATGTCAATAACGGCGAACGCTTCAGCACCTATGTGATTTTAGGGAAAAAAAGGGGCGAGATTTGCGTCAATGGCGCAGCAGCCAGAAAGGTGGCCATAGGCGATGTGGTGATCATTTTAGCTTATGCGAGCATGAATGAAGATGAAATCAACGCGCACAAGCCATGCATCGTGCTAGTGGATGAAAAGAATGAAATTTTAGAAAAATAAGGGGTTAGAGATGGATTTTAGTCAATTGGGCGGGTTATTAGACGGCATGAAAAAAGAGTTTTCTCAACTAGAAGAAAAGAATAAAGACACGATCCACACTTCCAAAAGCGGTGGGGGAATGGTGAGCGTGAGTTTTAATGGGGTGGGGGAGTTAGTGGATTTGCAAATTGATGACAGCCTATTAGAAGATAAAGAAGCGATGCAAATCTATTTGATGAGCGCTTTGAATGACGGGTATAAAGCCGTAGAAGAAAACCGCAAAAATTTAGCCTTTAACATGCTGGGGAATTTTGCTAAATTGTGATGTTTCACAAAGCCCTTATCATCCTATTGGTTTTTTTGAACGGATTGGGGGCTTATGATTTCAAGCATTGTCAGGCTTTTTTTAAAAAAGCGAGCCTTCAAAATGGGGGCGTGGCTTTAAAAGAATTGCCTAAGGGCGTGTATTTGTATTATTCCAAAACCTACCCCAAACACGCCAAAGTCATCAAATCCGATCCCTTTGTGGGGCTGTATTTGTTGCAAAGCGCGCCAAGCGAGTATTTTTATACCTTAAGGGATTTAGACAAAGACGCCCTTATAAGGCCAATGGCTAGTATAGGGGATAAAGAAGCCATAGAAGCGCGATTGCTCTCAAAGCAACAGGGTTATGACCGCTACGCCCAAATTTCACAAGAGATTCAAAAAAATGGCGTTATCAGCAATATTTGCTATCAAATGTTAGGGCTAGGGGTAGGGGGGAATGGCTTTATAGAAACGAAATTTATCAAGCACTTTTTAAACCAAAAAGAGCCTTATTATGGGGATATTGGGGTGCGTTTAGAAGAAGATAATAAGCGCTTAGTGGTGGCGCAATTTGATCCCTTTTTCCCTAAAAACCCTTTTTTAAAAAACGATGAAATCCTAGCGATCAACCATCAAAAGATCCACTCGTTAGCGGAGTTTGAATGGGTGGTGAGCAATCTTAAATACCAAAGCCTTGTAAAAGTAAGCATCAAACGAAACCATAAAATCAAAGAAGTAACGCTCAAAGTCAATAAGCGTTATGGGGGTTTTTTGCTCAAAGACACTTTTTTAGAGCGCTATGGCATCGCTTTAGACAAGCGTTTCACTATCACTAAAATAGGCAGTCATTTGCCCAAAGGCTTGGATTTTTTAAAGCTTGGGGATAGGATTTTATGGGTGAATCGTAAAAATGTAGCGTCCAACCCGAAGGCTTTAAGAGAAGCGTTAAGCGTGCCTAAAATTGAATTATTGGTATGGCGTGAAGGCTTTGAATTTTACATTAAAGTCCGTTAATATTGATGAAAAATGACGCTTATGAGATTATCCTTTCTTGGTTTATCACGCCTCTCACGGCGATTTTAGGGCGTTTCGCTGAATTTTTTCTCTACACCTTGCATGCGCAATTGGTGTTTAATAGCGTGGTCGCTTTGGCGTTCATGCTCTTTGCTTATAGGAGTTTGAAAGAACAGAATTTCTTCAGCACCAGTGCGCTAACAGAAGCGTTATTGTTTGTGGGGTTTTTTGCGCTTTTTAACTACGCTTTAAAAAATCCCATGCGTTTTTATGAATTTTTCCAAAACGCTATTTTTATTGCGCCTAACATGATCGCGCAAAGCCTCTCTCAAAGCTTGAGCAACTTTTCTAACCACGCGCTTTCTTTAGATTTTATCTTTAATCATGGTTTTTATGCCCTTAGTTTTATCAGCGATTTGAGCCATAATGAAATGTCTGTGTGGCTTTTTTTAAGCATTTTGCAAGGGCTTTTTTTGAGCGTGCTGTTTGCGATCATCATTTTAGTGTATTTAGAAGTGCATGTGTGGTGCTCTTTAGGGGTGCTGTTTTTAGCGTTTGGGTTTTTTAAAACATGGAGGAGCGTTGTGGTTGCATGCCTAAAAAAATGCTTCGCTCTTGGGTTTTACAAGCCTTTTTTGTTGTTGGTGGGGTTTTTGAACGTGTCGGTTACTAAGGCTTTAATAGACGCTCATGTGCAAGAAAAACAAGACTTAAGCCTTTTATTGGTGGTGGCGTTATTTTTGTGTTGCGTTTTTATCATAGGCGTGCCTTTTTTCATCAACGCTTTGTTTAGGGTGCAAAACAGCTTTAAAGAAACTTACAAACTCGCTACCAATTTGAGCGCCAACCTCAGCCAAAACGCCCTTAATTCCTTACAATATATCACGACCCCACCCGCTTCTTCTAGCGTTTCTGCTTCTATGAGCGGAGGCGTCTCTAAAGAAAAAGAAACGCATTCCCCCACATTCAAGGTAGAAACCACTCAATTAGATGTAAAAATCCCAAATTTCAAGCAAAAAAAGGTTAAAAAGGATACAATAAATACAAAAAATGAAATTTAAATAAATAGGAATTTAATGAGAATTTTTTTTGTTATTATAGGAATCATGTTATTTGGTTGCACCAGTAAGGTGCATGAGATGAAAAAAAGCCCTTGCACACTGTATGAAAACAGGTTAAATCTCGCATGAAAGAAAAGCCTTTCAATAGCGAGCAGTTGGCTTTTTTAGAAGAGCTTTTAAGCCACCAAGAAAAGCATTTAGAAAACAAGCTTTCTGGTTTTTCGGTGAGTGATTTGGACATGCAAAGCGTGTTCAGATTAGAGAGGAACCGCTTGAAAATCGCTTATAAACTCTTAGGTTTGATGAGTTTTATCGCTCTTATCTTGGCGATCGTGTTAATCAGTGTTTTACCCCTACAAAAAACCGAACACCATTTCGTGGATTTTTTAAACCAGGACAAGCATTACGCCATTATCCAAAGAGCGGATAAAAGCATTTCCAGTAATGAAGCGTTGGCTCGTTCGCTCATTGGGGCGTATGTGTTAAACAGGGAGAGCATTAATCGCATTGACGATAAATCGCGCTATGAATTGGTGCGCTTGCAAAGCAGTTCTAAAGTGTGGCAACGCTTTGAAGATTTGATTAAAACCCAAAACAGCATTTATGCGCAAAGCCATCTGGAAAGAGAAGTCCATATCGTCAATATTGCGATCTATCAGCAAGACAATAACCCCATTGCGAGCGTTTCTATTGCAGCTAAACTCATGAATGAAAACAAACTGGTGTATGAAAAGCGTTATAAAATCGCGCTGAGTTATTTGTTTGACACCCCGGATTTTGATTACGCTTCCATGCCCAAAAACCCTACCGGTTTTAAAATCACTCGCTACAGCATCACTGAAATTGCGCCGACTAATAGGGGCGATTGATGCGTAAGGTTTTATACGCTCTTGTGGGCTTTTTGTTGGCTTTTAGCGCTTTAAAAGCCGATGATTTTTTAGAAGAAGCTAACGAAACAGCCCCGGCGAATTTAAACCACCCCATGCAAGATTTAAACGCCATTCAAGGGAGCTTTTTTGACAAGAACCGCTCAAAAATGTCCAACACTTTGAACATTGATTACTTTCAAGGGCAAACCTATAAAATCCGCTTGCGTTATGCGATGGCGACCTTATTGTTTTTTTCAAAACCCATTAGCGATTTTGTTTTAGGGGATAAGGTGGGCTTTGATGCGAAAATCTTAGAAAGTAACGATCGCATTTTGCTCATCAAACCCCTACAAATTGGCGTGGATTCTAATGTCAGCGTGATTGATAATGAGGGTAAGATTTTTTCTTTCTATGTGTTTTCTACCACTTTCACTAGCTCCAAACACCCTAATTTACAGGTTTTCATAGAAGATAAAAACTATTATTCCAACGCTTTTATGAAGCCACAAAACAAAGAAAATACCCTTGAAAATACCCCCACAAACAACAGCAAACCCTTAAAAGAAGAAACCAAAGAAGAAGAGACTATAACGATTGGCGATAGCACTAATGCGATGAAAATCGTTAAAAAAGACATTCAAAAAGGCTATAGGGCTTTAAAAAGCTCTCAAAGGAAATGGTATTGTTTGGGGATTTGTTCTAAAAAATCCAAACTCTCTTTGATGCCTGAAGAAATTTTTAACGACAAGCAATTCACTTATTTCAAATTTGACAAAAAATTAGCGCTCTCTAAATTCCCGGTGATTTATAAAGTCGTTGATGGCTATGATAACCCGGTGAATACTAGGATTGTGGGCGATTACATTATCGCTGAAGATGTCTCGGCTAAATGGACTTTAAGGCTGGGTAAGGACTATTTGTGTATCCGTTTTATCAAAAAGGGTAAAGATGAATAAGTGGCTTAAGGGGGCGCTTGTTTTTGTAGGGGGTTTTGCAACGATCATAACAATTTCTTTAATCTATCATCAAAAGCCAAAAGCCCCCCTAAATAACCAACCCAACCTTTTGAATGACGATGAGGTGAAATACCCCTTACAAGACTACACCTTCACTCAAAACCCACAGCCAACTAACACAGAAAGCTCCAAAGACGCTACCATTAAAGCCTTACAAGAACAGCTAAAAGCCGCTTTAAAAGCCCTAAACTCCAAAGAAATGAACTCTTCTAAAGAAGAAACTTTTAATAGCCCTCCCATAGATTTAAAAACAAACACAACCCCCCCTAAAAAAGACTTTTCTCTAAAGCAATTAGATTTACTAGCCTCTCGCATCACCCCTTTCAAACAAAGCCCTAAAAATTACGAAGAAAACCTGATTTTCCCCATGGATAACCCTAAAGGGATCGATGGTTTTACCAACCTTAAAGAAAAAGACATCGCTACCAATGAAAACAAGCTTTTACGCACCATTACAGCCGATAAAATGATACCCGCCTTTTTGATCACGCCTATTTCTAGCCAGATCGCTGGTAAAGTCATCGCACAAGTGGAGAGCGATATTTTTGCTCACATGGGCAAGGCCGTCTTAATCCCCAAAGGCTCTAAAGTCATAGGCTATTACAGCAACAATAACAAAATGGGCGAATACCGCTTGGATATTGTATGGAGCCGCATCATCACCCCCCATGGCATCAATATCATGCTCACTAACGCTAAAGGGGCGGACATTAAAGGCTATAACGGCTTAGTGGGGGAATTGATTGAAAGGAATTTCCAGCGCTATGGCGTGCCGTTACTGCTTTCTACGCTCACTAACGGCTTATTGATTGGGATCACTTCGGCTTTAAACAACAGAGGCAATAAAGAATATGCGACTAATTTCTTTGGGGATTACCTTTTATTGCAATTGATGAGGCAAAGTGGCATGGGGATCAATCAAGTGGTCAATCAAATTTTAAGAGACAAGAGCAAAATCGCTCCTATTGTGGTGATTAGAGAAGGGAGTAGGGTCTTCATTTCGCCCAATACTGACATTTTCTTTCCTATACCAAAAGAGAATGAAGTCATCGCTGAGTTTTTGAAGTAACTCAAAAACGCCCGATTAAAAACGCTATAATAACCCTAAAAAAAACAAAAGAGAGCCTGACAAGGAAACTCATGAAAATTAAAAATATCTTACTGAGTGGGGGGAGCGGAAAACGCCTATGGCCTTTAAGCCGTAGCTTATACCCTAAGCAATTTTTAAAGCTTTTTGGCAATGAAAGCTTGTTTGAATTGAGTTTTAAAAGAAACGCTTCCTTAGTGGATGAAACGCTCATTGTGTGCAACGAAAAGCATTATTTTTTAGCCCTAGAAGAAATAGAGAGTGAAATCAAAAACAAAAGCGTGGGTTTTTTATTAGAGAGCTTGAGTAAAAACACCGCTAACGCTATTGCTTTGAGCGCTTTAATGAGTGAGAGAGAAGATTCACTCATCGTTACGCCAAGCGATCATTTGATCAAAGACATTCAAGCGTATGGAAATGCAATCAAAAAAGCGATTGATTTAGCCCAAAAAGGCTTTTTAGTCACTTTTGGGATCAA contains:
- the panD gene encoding aspartate 1-decarboxylase, translated to MTFEMLYSKIHRATITDANLNYVGSITIDEDLAKFAKLREGMKVEIVDVNNGERFSTYVILGKKRGEICVNGAAARKVAIGDVVIILAYASMNEDEINAHKPCIVLVDEKNEILEK
- a CDS encoding type IV secretion system protein — its product is MKEKPFNSEQLAFLEELLSHQEKHLENKLSGFSVSDLDMQSVFRLERNRLKIAYKLLGLMSFIALILAIVLISVLPLQKTEHHFVDFLNQDKHYAIIQRADKSISSNEALARSLIGAYVLNRESINRIDDKSRYELVRLQSSSKVWQRFEDLIKTQNSIYAQSHLEREVHIVNIAIYQQDNNPIASVSIAAKLMNENKLVYEKRYKIALSYLFDTPDFDYASMPKNPTGFKITRYSITEIAPTNRGD
- a CDS encoding DNA type IV secretion system protein ComB10, which translates into the protein MNKWLKGALVFVGGFATIITISLIYHQKPKAPLNNQPNLLNDDEVKYPLQDYTFTQNPQPTNTESSKDATIKALQEQLKAALKALNSKEMNSSKEETFNSPPIDLKTNTTPPKKDFSLKQLDLLASRITPFKQSPKNYEENLIFPMDNPKGIDGFTNLKEKDIATNENKLLRTITADKMIPAFLITPISSQIAGKVIAQVESDIFAHMGKAVLIPKGSKVIGYYSNNNKMGEYRLDIVWSRIITPHGINIMLTNAKGADIKGYNGLVGELIERNFQRYGVPLLLSTLTNGLLIGITSALNNRGNKEYATNFFGDYLLLQLMRQSGMGINQVVNQILRDKSKIAPIVVIREGSRVFISPNTDIFFPIPKENEVIAEFLK
- a CDS encoding P-type conjugative transfer protein TrbL, with the protein product MKNDAYEIILSWFITPLTAILGRFAEFFLYTLHAQLVFNSVVALAFMLFAYRSLKEQNFFSTSALTEALLFVGFFALFNYALKNPMRFYEFFQNAIFIAPNMIAQSLSQSLSNFSNHALSLDFIFNHGFYALSFISDLSHNEMSVWLFLSILQGLFLSVLFAIIILVYLEVHVWCSLGVLFLAFGFFKTWRSVVVACLKKCFALGFYKPFLLLVGFLNVSVTKALIDAHVQEKQDLSLLLVVALFLCCVFIIGVPFFINALFRVQNSFKETYKLATNLSANLSQNALNSLQYITTPPASSSVSASMSGGVSKEKETHSPTFKVETTQLDVKIPNFKQKKVKKDTINTKNEI
- a CDS encoding PDZ domain-containing protein is translated as MFHKALIILLVFLNGLGAYDFKHCQAFFKKASLQNGGVALKELPKGVYLYYSKTYPKHAKVIKSDPFVGLYLLQSAPSEYFYTLRDLDKDALIRPMASIGDKEAIEARLLSKQQGYDRYAQISQEIQKNGVISNICYQMLGLGVGGNGFIETKFIKHFLNQKEPYYGDIGVRLEEDNKRLVVAQFDPFFPKNPFLKNDEILAINHQKIHSLAEFEWVVSNLKYQSLVKVSIKRNHKIKEVTLKVNKRYGGFLLKDTFLERYGIALDKRFTITKIGSHLPKGLDFLKLGDRILWVNRKNVASNPKALREALSVPKIELLVWREGFEFYIKVR
- a CDS encoding TrbG/VirB9 family P-type conjugative transfer protein, with amino-acid sequence MRKVLYALVGFLLAFSALKADDFLEEANETAPANLNHPMQDLNAIQGSFFDKNRSKMSNTLNIDYFQGQTYKIRLRYAMATLLFFSKPISDFVLGDKVGFDAKILESNDRILLIKPLQIGVDSNVSVIDNEGKIFSFYVFSTTFTSSKHPNLQVFIEDKNYYSNAFMKPQNKENTLENTPTNNSKPLKEETKEEETITIGDSTNAMKIVKKDIQKGYRALKSSQRKWYCLGICSKKSKLSLMPEEIFNDKQFTYFKFDKKLALSKFPVIYKVVDGYDNPVNTRIVGDYIIAEDVSAKWTLRLGKDYLCIRFIKKGKDE
- a CDS encoding AAA family ATPase, producing the protein MAKFNQDLNEVLNRALNLALDLNHALCTTEHVLLVILEHESGAKMIGALERDDYDRLKQILKDYLLQYVPLKSDPAKMPARSFVLLRMLKRMYASGFESVGVEELLILMLDHPDCYASKLMDSFGIARLYSNPALLDLDNHGIPNDTNNEEAPKNTPLKKYAKNLSALAQDNALDPVIGREEEILRVIEILGRRKKNNPLLIGEAGVGKTSIAEALALKIVQKEVPEFLQEYEVYSLDLALMVAGAKYRGDFEKRLKKTLKEIQENGRIILFIDEIHTLLGAGNTNAGSLDAANILKPVLTDGSLKCLGATTFEEYRSVFEKDKAFNRRFSVIKVEEPSKEACYLILKKIAPLYEEHHQVRYDESVFKACVDLTSYYMHDRFLPDKAIELLDEVGSRKKISPKKGKKISVDDVKEALAIKLKIPKMRLSSDKKALLRNLEKSLKNKIFAQAEAINLVSNAIKIQHCGLSAKNKPVGSFLFVGPSGVGKTELAKELALNLNLHFERFDMSEYKEAHSVAKLIGSPSGYVGFEQGGLLVNAIKKHPHCLLLLDEIEKAHSNVYDLLLQVMDNATLSDNLGNQASFKHVILIMTSNVGSKDKDALGFFSAKNTKYDKAVRELLTPELRSRIDAIVPFNTLGLEDFERIVSVELDKLKALALEQDIALKFHKEVLKFIAQKSYQTTLGAREIKKIIHNEIKTPLSNLLLLQSFKKPCKIACLLEKNQLVLKEIKRAQKVKENDF
- a CDS encoding YbaB/EbfC family nucleoid-associated protein, whose amino-acid sequence is MDFSQLGGLLDGMKKEFSQLEEKNKDTIHTSKSGGGMVSVSFNGVGELVDLQIDDSLLEDKEAMQIYLMSALNDGYKAVEENRKNLAFNMLGNFAKL